From Halostagnicola kamekurae, the proteins below share one genomic window:
- a CDS encoding MTH865 family protein, producing MTEPDTEAIRRQLIDAFEGADYPVSNPIELLPALPNGPATTFESGEFSMSVLELRDGAQRTDGATDGFPYETPEALADDIIDGLQDVGKLP from the coding sequence ATGACCGAACCTGATACCGAAGCGATTCGACGGCAACTGATCGACGCGTTCGAAGGCGCGGACTATCCCGTTTCGAATCCGATAGAGCTCCTGCCGGCCCTTCCCAACGGCCCCGCAACGACGTTCGAATCGGGGGAGTTCTCGATGTCGGTCCTGGAACTGCGAGACGGCGCACAGCGTACCGACGGCGCGACCGACGGGTTTCCCTACGAGACGCCGGAAGCGCTTGCCGACGACATCATCGACGGCTTGCAGGACGTGGGGAAACTCCCCTGA